A portion of the Collinsella aerofaciens genome contains these proteins:
- the argB gene encoding acetylglutamate kinase → MKFARDCRSSESNEATAQLLFEALPWIKNLTGKTVVIKYGGAAMVDERLRRDVMSDIVLLKIIGMRPVIVHGGGKAINEALSHYDIPVEFKNGQRVTTPATMDIVREVLGGKVNQELVAAINHHGNLAVGVSGSDAGTLIAEPLDPELGRVGKVTHVNTDYIERLLDSEYIPVIATVAAGEDGGFFNINADTAAGAVAAALHAHKAIFLTDVDGLYKDFSDKDSLISNLTLDEVNEMLYGGEVDKGMIPKLRAAVDALAGGVFRAHIINGTTPHSLLLELLTDAGVGTVIHSTEMAYEFDTHPHPLSTFAARLTENLDEVEKLQTV, encoded by the coding sequence ATGAAATTCGCACGCGATTGTCGTTCGAGCGAATCCAACGAAGCAACCGCGCAGCTGCTGTTCGAAGCGCTGCCGTGGATTAAGAACCTGACCGGTAAGACGGTCGTTATCAAGTACGGCGGTGCCGCCATGGTTGATGAGCGGCTGCGCCGCGACGTGATGAGCGACATCGTGCTGCTCAAGATCATCGGCATGCGCCCTGTTATCGTGCACGGTGGCGGCAAGGCCATCAACGAGGCGCTGAGCCACTACGACATCCCCGTCGAGTTTAAGAACGGCCAGCGCGTGACCACGCCGGCGACCATGGATATCGTGCGCGAGGTGCTGGGCGGCAAGGTCAACCAGGAGCTGGTTGCTGCCATCAACCACCACGGCAACCTGGCCGTGGGCGTGTCGGGCAGCGATGCCGGCACGCTCATCGCCGAGCCGCTCGACCCCGAGCTCGGTCGCGTGGGCAAAGTGACGCACGTCAACACCGACTATATCGAGCGCCTGCTCGATAGCGAGTACATCCCCGTCATCGCTACCGTCGCGGCGGGGGAGGACGGCGGTTTCTTCAACATCAACGCCGATACCGCCGCCGGTGCCGTTGCGGCGGCGCTGCATGCGCATAAGGCGATCTTTTTGACCGACGTCGACGGCCTGTACAAGGACTTTAGCGATAAAGACTCACTCATCTCCAACCTAACGCTCGACGAGGTTAACGAAATGCTCTACGGCGGCGAGGTCGATAAGGGCATGATTCCCAAGCTGCGTGCTGCCGTCGATGCGCTTGCCGGAGGCGTATTTCGCGCTCACATCATCAACGGTACCACGCCGCATTCGCTGCTGCTGGAGCTGCTGACCGATGCCGGCGTCGGTACCGTGATCCATTCCACCGAGATGGCTTACGAGTTCGATACACATCCGCATCCGCTTTCGACGTTTGCTGCGCGTTTGACCGAGAATCTCGACGAGGTCGAGAAGCTTCAGACGGTCTAG
- the argJ gene encoding bifunctional glutamate N-acetyltransferase/amino-acid acetyltransferase ArgJ, whose protein sequence is MNTELFDIKIRAVEGGVTAAAGFKAAGIHAGFRKNPERLDYALVVPDKPCPGAGVFTTNRFCAAPVQVSRANLGGADKGYGIIAGVSVNSGNANAATGETGLACARETCSIASQVIGCEPQQILVASTGVIGQILPIDTFETAIPAAYEALSAHGGADAARAIMTTDTHSKEYAVSYVSEAAGHAGNVYTVGGMCKGSGMIMPNMATMIAVITTDAPVEPAALHALLLSTVKQTFNKVTVDSDTSTNDTCIMLASGVAATDAEPIVEGSDAFDELAFAVHEVCESLARNIAADGEGASKLVTVNVTGAVNDEEADIAARAVANSPLVKTCIAGHDCNWGRVAMALGKCGVKFNQEDVSIDMMGMPVCRDGLTVPFDEDEALRRFEASEIVISADLGAGDAATTVWTCDLTHEYISINGDYRS, encoded by the coding sequence ATGAATACCGAGCTGTTTGATATCAAGATTCGCGCCGTCGAGGGTGGCGTTACGGCTGCGGCTGGTTTTAAAGCCGCAGGCATCCACGCGGGGTTCCGCAAGAACCCCGAGCGTCTGGATTACGCGCTCGTCGTGCCCGATAAACCCTGTCCCGGTGCCGGCGTGTTTACCACCAATCGCTTTTGCGCGGCGCCCGTGCAGGTGAGCCGTGCCAACCTGGGCGGTGCCGACAAGGGCTACGGTATCATCGCCGGCGTTTCGGTCAACTCTGGCAATGCCAACGCCGCCACGGGTGAGACCGGCCTTGCATGCGCGCGCGAGACGTGCAGCATCGCATCGCAGGTCATCGGCTGCGAGCCCCAGCAGATTCTGGTTGCCTCCACGGGTGTGATTGGCCAGATTCTGCCGATCGACACGTTTGAGACCGCCATTCCTGCTGCCTACGAGGCGCTCTCCGCCCACGGTGGCGCCGATGCCGCTCGCGCCATTATGACGACCGACACGCACTCCAAGGAGTACGCCGTATCCTACGTCAGTGAGGCTGCGGGTCATGCGGGCAATGTCTATACGGTAGGCGGAATGTGCAAGGGCTCGGGCATGATCATGCCCAACATGGCCACCATGATCGCAGTTATCACCACCGATGCCCCCGTCGAGCCTGCGGCACTTCATGCCCTGCTGCTCTCGACCGTCAAGCAGACCTTTAACAAGGTAACGGTCGATTCCGACACCTCGACCAACGACACCTGCATCATGCTTGCCTCCGGCGTCGCTGCCACAGATGCCGAGCCTATCGTCGAGGGCTCCGATGCCTTTGACGAGTTGGCGTTTGCCGTACACGAGGTGTGCGAGAGCCTGGCGCGCAATATCGCCGCCGATGGTGAGGGCGCATCTAAGCTTGTTACGGTCAACGTTACCGGCGCCGTGAACGATGAGGAGGCCGATATCGCCGCCCGTGCCGTTGCCAACTCGCCGCTCGTTAAGACCTGCATCGCCGGCCACGACTGCAACTGGGGCCGCGTTGCTATGGCGCTTGGCAAGTGCGGCGTGAAGTTTAATCAGGAAGACGTTTCCATCGACATGATGGGCATGCCTGTCTGTCGCGACGGTCTGACTGTTCCCTTTGACGAGGACGAGGCTCTGCGACGTTTTGAGGCGTCCGAGATTGTGATCTCGGCAGACCTGGGCGCGGGTGACGCGGCGACCACCGTGTGGACTTGCGACCTCACGCACGAGTACATCTCCATTAACGGCGACTACCGTTCCTAG
- the argC gene encoding N-acetyl-gamma-glutamyl-phosphate reductase: MSVKVGIVGAAGYAGAELIRLVLGHPEFELVAITSNADAGQPLSAVYPSFAGVSDLVFTTHDAPELKSCDAVFLAVPHTAAMAQVPALLASGVSCFDLSADYRLNDASVFETWYAAEHTSPELLKTRAFGLPELFCQDLETAASDHADGKPVLVACAGCYPTATSLAAAPAVRAGWVAENGPVVVDAISGVTGAGKSCNARTHFCSADENLEAYGVGKHRHTPEIEQILGLTDRVVFTPHLAPLKRGLLSTVTMPLAPQAIDTLTLEDVVDYYKQFYAGRTFVRVLDAGQQPKTASVVGTNAAQIGLALNKRAGVLVATGAIDNLCKGAAGQAVQCANIVFGFDERRGLPTVACPV, from the coding sequence ATGTCTGTAAAGGTTGGAATCGTCGGTGCGGCTGGATATGCCGGCGCCGAGCTCATTCGCCTCGTGCTCGGTCATCCCGAGTTTGAACTTGTTGCCATTACGTCCAACGCCGATGCCGGCCAGCCGCTGTCCGCGGTGTATCCGAGCTTTGCTGGCGTGAGCGATCTGGTTTTCACCACGCATGACGCCCCCGAGCTCAAGAGCTGCGATGCGGTTTTTCTTGCCGTGCCGCACACGGCTGCCATGGCACAGGTGCCCGCGCTGCTTGCATCGGGCGTCTCCTGCTTTGATCTTTCGGCCGACTACCGCCTGAACGACGCGTCCGTCTTTGAGACATGGTATGCCGCCGAGCATACGAGCCCCGAGCTGCTCAAGACCCGTGCCTTCGGTCTGCCCGAGCTGTTCTGCCAAGACTTGGAGACCGCCGCATCCGACCATGCTGACGGCAAACCCGTGCTGGTCGCCTGCGCCGGTTGCTATCCCACCGCAACGAGCCTTGCCGCCGCGCCCGCCGTGCGCGCGGGCTGGGTGGCCGAGAACGGCCCCGTGGTCGTCGATGCCATTAGCGGCGTGACGGGCGCCGGTAAGTCCTGCAACGCCCGCACCCATTTTTGTAGCGCGGACGAGAACCTGGAGGCCTATGGCGTGGGCAAGCATCGCCATACGCCCGAAATCGAGCAAATTCTGGGCCTAACCGACCGCGTCGTCTTTACTCCGCACCTGGCACCGCTCAAGCGTGGTTTGCTTTCCACGGTGACGATGCCGCTCGCGCCGCAGGCTATCGATACCTTGACCCTTGAGGATGTCGTCGACTATTACAAGCAGTTCTACGCCGGTCGCACCTTCGTACGCGTACTCGATGCCGGTCAGCAGCCCAAGACGGCTTCGGTCGTCGGCACCAACGCTGCCCAGATTGGCCTCGCGCTCAACAAGCGCGCGGGCGTGCTGGTTGCGACGGGCGCCATCGACAATCTATGCAAGGGCGCTGCGGGCCAAGCGGTCCAGTGCGCCAATATCGTCTTTGGCTTTGACGAGCGACGAGGCTTGCCCACAGTGGCGTGCCCGGTGTAG
- a CDS encoding pyridoxamine 5'-phosphate oxidase family protein gives MDGLNTVLEYLTSVPAWYLATSVDGQPHVRPFSFAQIQDGKLWFVTARTKDVWQELLQNQRFEATSWWPGHGWLILRGRAGLDDRALDEMREAGWKHLERLGEHYEGPNDPTLVFFSVEDPEAFICNHDEWVPVEL, from the coding sequence GTGGACGGATTGAATACGGTTTTGGAGTATCTGACGTCGGTGCCGGCGTGGTATCTGGCGACGAGCGTGGACGGGCAGCCACATGTGCGTCCGTTCTCGTTTGCACAGATTCAGGACGGCAAGCTGTGGTTTGTGACAGCGCGCACTAAAGATGTGTGGCAAGAGCTGCTGCAAAACCAGCGCTTTGAGGCCACGAGTTGGTGGCCGGGCCATGGCTGGCTCATCTTGCGCGGGCGCGCTGGCTTGGATGACCGGGCTTTAGACGAAATGCGCGAAGCCGGGTGGAAGCATCTAGAGCGCCTGGGCGAGCACTATGAGGGGCCTAACGACCCCACGCTTGTCTTCTTTAGCGTCGAGGATCCCGAGGCTTTTATCTGTAATCACGACGAATGGGTGCCGGTCGAGCTCTAG
- a CDS encoding pyridoxamine 5'-phosphate oxidase family protein, producing the protein MTDIDRTAQLERACTYLRRIPAWYLATTDVADGHQPRVRPFSFAMVDDGKLWFCTSRDKDVWAELSANPKFELSGWKPGECWIVLTGEAALEDDAVVSDRVREAGFKHMVGIGEEHESANDGRLAFFSVRNIAARFCDIDGSEERLEL; encoded by the coding sequence ATGACCGACATCGACCGCACGGCCCAACTCGAGCGCGCCTGCACATACCTCAGACGCATCCCCGCGTGGTATCTGGCCACGACCGATGTGGCCGACGGGCATCAGCCCCGCGTGAGACCGTTCTCATTTGCCATGGTCGATGATGGCAAGTTGTGGTTCTGCACCTCGCGCGATAAGGACGTGTGGGCCGAGCTCAGCGCGAACCCCAAGTTTGAGCTTTCGGGCTGGAAACCGGGGGAGTGCTGGATCGTGTTAACTGGCGAGGCCGCGCTCGAGGACGATGCGGTGGTGAGCGACCGCGTTCGCGAAGCGGGTTTTAAGCACATGGTGGGCATCGGCGAGGAACACGAGAGTGCCAACGACGGCCGCCTTGCTTTCTTTTCGGTCCGCAACATTGCCGCGCGCTTCTGTGATATCGACGGCAGCGAGGAGCGCCTGGAGCTCTAG
- a CDS encoding energy-coupling factor transporter transmembrane component T family protein, whose protein sequence is MEAFSFGSYYPGDSAIHRLDPRTKLLLGFVFLITTLTVSGFRGLAPVAIFVVLIYAVSRVPVRRVLSSMAPLLAIVVVVAVLNLFTDQSGRILWQLGFLRISEGSLHSAAFMTCRLTLMMACMSAITLTTPTLDLTAGFERLLAPFARVGLPAHELGMIMGIALRFMPQFATEMKQTADAQASRGARVTGGPLGGVRMLGSVAIPLFTGVFRHAETLSAAMDARCYHGEQGRTRLHALMFGRVDALAAAAIALLVTVVLVVNLQLV, encoded by the coding sequence ATGGAGGCGTTTTCGTTTGGCAGCTACTATCCCGGCGATAGTGCAATCCACCGCCTGGACCCGAGAACCAAGTTGCTCTTGGGCTTTGTGTTTTTGATCACGACGCTTACGGTCAGCGGCTTCCGCGGACTGGCACCGGTCGCAATTTTCGTCGTGCTGATCTATGCCGTGTCTCGGGTGCCGGTTCGTCGCGTTCTGTCGTCGATGGCGCCGCTGCTGGCAATCGTCGTCGTGGTCGCGGTGCTCAACTTGTTTACCGATCAGAGTGGGCGCATCCTGTGGCAGCTCGGCTTTCTGCGGATAAGCGAGGGCTCGCTGCATTCCGCCGCTTTTATGACCTGCCGTCTGACCTTGATGATGGCCTGTATGAGCGCTATTACGCTCACCACGCCTACGCTCGACCTCACCGCGGGCTTTGAGCGTCTGCTCGCACCGTTTGCGCGCGTGGGGCTCCCTGCGCATGAGCTCGGCATGATCATGGGCATCGCGTTGCGCTTTATGCCGCAGTTCGCCACCGAGATGAAGCAGACGGCGGACGCGCAGGCAAGCCGCGGTGCACGCGTAACGGGTGGCCCGCTCGGCGGCGTGCGTATGCTCGGCAGTGTGGCGATTCCACTGTTCACGGGCGTGTTCCGTCATGCCGAGACGTTGTCTGCCGCCATGGATGCCCGTTGCTATCATGGCGAGCAGGGGCGTACGCGGCTGCATGCGCTTATGTTTGGCCGCGTCGATGCGCTGGCCGCGGCGGCTATAGCGCTACTGGTGACAGTGGTTCTCGTTGTCAATCTGCAACTTGTTTAG
- a CDS encoding energy-coupling factor transporter ATPase gives MIECRGVSFSYDGAVPALDGVDLSIEDGELFCILGGNGSGKSTFAKHLNALLQPDAGTVRINGMDASDPELVYDIRSTAGMVFQNPDDQLVATLVEDDVAFGPENLGVPSAQIAQRVREALKGVGLVGFERHETHALSGGQKQRVALAGVLAMEPRVLILDEASSMLDPRGRKGLMKACRALHDRGMTIVMITHFMEEAAEADRVAVFRAGHVAMLGTPEEILTRADELAELNLDMPASCCLGTALRAKGVPVHAQVREADMVAEIAQVYADRSGEDTAGRPSASDSRVLDNVSSATDGTAVSEPFIEISHLSHSYSLSARERRRWRKRSATAGKSNKQALWGNDPSSPWALRDVSLTVRRGEFLGLAGHTGSGKSTLVQHLNGLIRPQEGFVRALGLDLSNKKDAAAVKAKVGVVFQYPERQLFAETVTQDVAFGPHNLGLPQDEVDRRVESSLSRVGLDLSTVGDKSPFELSGGQQRRVAFAGVLAMEPEVLVLDEPMAGLDPAARRDFLELIDRLHRDGLTVVMVSHSMDDLANCCDRIVVMNEGAVFAEGTPAQVFAHADELKSIGLGVPAAQRMALALAEAGVPLRCGGLYTVESLADELADLLIGRSDGPSNVADIAKSKTVAREEGC, from the coding sequence ATGATTGAGTGCCGAGGTGTTTCCTTTAGCTATGACGGTGCCGTACCGGCACTCGACGGCGTCGATCTGAGCATCGAGGACGGGGAGTTATTCTGCATCCTCGGTGGCAATGGGTCGGGCAAGTCGACGTTTGCCAAGCATCTGAATGCGCTGCTGCAGCCCGATGCGGGCACAGTACGCATCAACGGCATGGATGCGTCCGATCCCGAGCTGGTCTACGACATTCGTTCGACCGCGGGCATGGTATTCCAGAATCCCGATGACCAGCTGGTGGCAACGCTTGTCGAAGATGACGTTGCGTTTGGTCCCGAAAACCTTGGCGTGCCATCGGCACAAATTGCGCAGCGCGTACGTGAGGCGCTGAAGGGCGTGGGCCTGGTGGGCTTTGAGCGCCACGAGACCCATGCACTTTCGGGTGGCCAAAAGCAGCGCGTGGCGCTTGCCGGTGTGCTCGCCATGGAACCGCGCGTGCTCATATTGGACGAGGCTTCTTCGATGCTCGATCCGCGTGGACGCAAGGGCCTCATGAAGGCTTGCCGCGCGTTGCACGATCGCGGCATGACCATCGTGATGATTACGCACTTTATGGAAGAGGCCGCCGAGGCCGATCGTGTCGCGGTATTTCGGGCGGGGCACGTTGCCATGCTCGGTACGCCTGAGGAGATTCTGACGCGGGCAGATGAGCTCGCGGAGCTCAACCTGGATATGCCTGCGTCGTGCTGCTTGGGCACGGCGCTTCGTGCGAAGGGCGTGCCCGTTCATGCGCAGGTGCGCGAGGCGGATATGGTCGCCGAGATTGCGCAGGTATATGCCGACCGGAGTGGGGAAGACACCGCAGGGCGGCCTTCTGCATCTGATTCTCGTGTGCTCGACAACGTCTCCTCTGCAACCGACGGGACAGCCGTGTCGGAGCCCTTCATCGAGATTTCGCACCTCTCGCATAGTTACTCGCTGAGTGCCCGCGAGCGCCGTCGATGGCGCAAGCGCTCGGCCACTGCGGGCAAATCGAATAAACAGGCTCTCTGGGGCAACGACCCCAGCAGCCCGTGGGCGCTGCGCGATGTATCTCTGACGGTGCGTCGCGGCGAGTTCCTGGGCTTAGCAGGTCATACCGGTTCGGGTAAGTCGACGCTGGTCCAGCATCTCAACGGTTTGATTCGCCCCCAGGAGGGATTCGTTCGCGCGCTGGGGCTCGATCTGTCAAACAAGAAAGACGCCGCCGCGGTTAAGGCCAAGGTCGGCGTGGTGTTTCAATATCCCGAGCGTCAGCTGTTTGCCGAAACCGTGACGCAGGACGTGGCGTTTGGCCCGCACAACCTTGGCTTGCCGCAAGATGAAGTCGACCGTCGCGTCGAGTCGTCGCTCTCGCGCGTGGGCCTCGACCTTTCCACGGTCGGCGACAAGAGTCCCTTTGAGCTTTCGGGCGGTCAGCAACGGCGGGTGGCGTTTGCCGGCGTGCTTGCTATGGAGCCCGAGGTCCTGGTACTCGATGAACCCATGGCGGGGCTCGATCCGGCTGCGCGCAGGGATTTCCTTGAGCTTATCGATCGACTTCACCGCGATGGCCTGACCGTTGTCATGGTTTCACACAGCATGGATGACCTGGCCAATTGCTGCGACCGTATCGTCGTAATGAACGAAGGTGCGGTGTTTGCCGAGGGAACCCCCGCGCAGGTGTTTGCGCATGCCGATGAGCTCAAGTCGATCGGCTTGGGCGTACCTGCTGCTCAGCGCATGGCGTTGGCGCTCGCGGAGGCGGGCGTGCCGCTGCGTTGCGGCGGGCTCTATACGGTTGAGTCGCTGGCCGACGAGCTGGCAGATTTGCTGATCGGTCGCTCAGACGGTCCTTCTAACGTCGCGGACATTGCTAAATCCAAGACGGTCGCGCGAGAGGAGGGCTGCTAA
- a CDS encoding ECF transporter S component — MSEQSQHIHFENTNRWSTKQLVTMALMCALGALFMYVQLPILPSAPFLTYDPSLVPAMVCGFAYGPGAGTAVAAMAIVIHALTTGDWVGALMNLVATLGYILPAAIAYQKMHTYKGAVIGLVLGVIAATALSMVANLTIGVWFWYGSVDVIAPLMIPAVLPFNLIKTVLNSVLTLAVYKAVSSLITPKKDQVKGRA; from the coding sequence ATGTCTGAACAGTCGCAGCATATCCATTTTGAGAACACGAATAGGTGGAGCACCAAACAGCTCGTTACCATGGCGCTGATGTGCGCCTTGGGTGCCCTGTTTATGTACGTGCAGCTGCCCATCCTTCCTTCGGCGCCGTTTTTGACGTATGACCCGTCGCTGGTGCCGGCGATGGTGTGCGGATTTGCGTATGGCCCTGGTGCCGGCACTGCCGTTGCCGCCATGGCGATCGTTATCCATGCGCTCACCACGGGTGACTGGGTCGGCGCGCTTATGAACCTGGTTGCCACGCTGGGCTACATTCTGCCCGCGGCTATTGCCTACCAGAAGATGCATACCTATAAGGGTGCCGTGATTGGCTTGGTGCTCGGCGTTATTGCCGCTACGGCGTTGTCTATGGTCGCAAACCTTACCATTGGCGTATGGTTCTGGTATGGCTCGGTCGATGTGATCGCCCCGCTCATGATTCCTGCCGTGCTGCCGTTCAACCTCATCAAGACCGTGCTCAACTCGGTGTTGACGCTTGCGGTGTACAAGGCGGTCTCCAGCCTCATCACGCCCAAGAAGGATCAGGTCAAAGGTCGCGCATGA
- the groL gene encoding chaperonin GroEL (60 kDa chaperone family; promotes refolding of misfolded polypeptides especially under stressful conditions; forms two stacked rings of heptamers to form a barrel-shaped 14mer; ends can be capped by GroES; misfolded proteins enter the barrel where they are refolded when GroES binds): MAKNITFNTDARAKLAKGVNTLADAVTVTMGPKGRYVALQRTFGAPTITNDGVSVAKEIELEDNIENMGAQLVKEVATKTNDTVGDGTTTATLLAQAIVNDGLRNVAAGANPLAIRRGIDKAVNAAVAEMKKQAKPVETKEQIASVGTISAGDPEVGEKIAEAMEVVGKDGVITVEDSQTFDITIDTVEGMQFDKGYVSAYFVTDNDRMEAVMKDPYILITDQKISSVQDIMPVLEAVQRAGRGLLIIAEDIDGEALPTLVLNKIRGALNVCAVKAPGYGDRRKRILEDIAVLTGGQAALDELGVKVADITADMLGTAKSVTISKDNTVVVGGAGSKEAIDARIAQIKGEMENTTSDFDREKLQERLAKLSGGVAVIKVGAATESELKEIKHRVEDALQATRAAVEEGIVAGGGVAFMDAAPALDAVEIDDPEEKIGVDIVKKALTAPVATIAKNAGFEGAVVVDKVAELPAGQGLNSANGEWGDMIEMGVLDPVKVSRVTLQNAASVASLILITEATVSDVPKNTQLEDAIAAATAGQQGGGMY; the protein is encoded by the coding sequence ATGGCAAAGAACATTACGTTCAACACCGATGCCCGCGCTAAGCTTGCCAAGGGCGTCAACACTCTGGCCGACGCCGTTACCGTCACCATGGGCCCCAAGGGTCGCTATGTCGCGCTGCAGCGCACGTTCGGCGCCCCGACCATCACCAACGACGGCGTTTCTGTCGCCAAGGAGATTGAGCTCGAGGACAACATCGAGAACATGGGTGCCCAGCTGGTGAAGGAGGTTGCCACCAAGACGAACGACACCGTGGGTGACGGCACCACCACCGCAACCCTGCTCGCTCAGGCCATCGTCAACGACGGTCTGCGCAATGTCGCCGCTGGCGCCAACCCGCTGGCCATCCGTCGCGGCATCGACAAGGCTGTCAACGCCGCCGTCGCCGAGATGAAGAAGCAGGCCAAGCCGGTCGAGACCAAGGAGCAGATTGCTTCCGTCGGTACCATCTCCGCCGGTGACCCCGAGGTCGGCGAGAAGATCGCCGAGGCCATGGAGGTCGTGGGCAAGGACGGCGTCATCACCGTCGAGGATTCCCAGACGTTCGACATCACCATCGACACCGTCGAGGGCATGCAGTTCGACAAGGGCTATGTCTCCGCTTACTTCGTCACGGATAACGACCGCATGGAGGCCGTGATGAAGGATCCGTACATCCTCATCACCGACCAGAAGATCTCCAGCGTCCAAGACATCATGCCTGTTCTCGAGGCTGTCCAGCGCGCTGGCCGTGGCCTGCTCATCATTGCTGAGGACATCGACGGCGAGGCTCTGCCTACCCTGGTCCTCAACAAGATCCGTGGCGCCCTCAACGTCTGCGCCGTCAAGGCTCCGGGCTACGGCGATCGCCGCAAGCGCATCCTCGAGGACATCGCCGTCCTCACTGGTGGTCAGGCTGCTCTGGACGAGCTGGGCGTGAAGGTCGCTGACATCACCGCCGATATGCTCGGTACCGCTAAGTCCGTCACCATCTCCAAGGACAACACCGTCGTCGTCGGCGGCGCTGGCTCCAAGGAGGCCATCGATGCCCGCATCGCCCAGATCAAGGGCGAGATGGAGAACACCACCTCTGACTTCGACCGTGAGAAGCTCCAGGAGCGCCTGGCCAAGCTCTCCGGTGGCGTTGCCGTCATCAAGGTCGGCGCTGCTACCGAGTCCGAGCTCAAGGAGATCAAGCATCGCGTCGAGGACGCCCTGCAGGCTACCCGCGCTGCTGTCGAGGAGGGCATCGTCGCTGGCGGCGGCGTCGCCTTCATGGACGCTGCGCCTGCGCTCGATGCTGTCGAGATTGACGACCCCGAGGAGAAGATCGGCGTCGATATCGTCAAGAAGGCTCTGACCGCTCCGGTCGCTACCATCGCCAAGAACGCTGGCTTTGAGGGCGCTGTCGTGGTCGACAAGGTTGCCGAGCTGCCCGCCGGCCAGGGTCTCAACTCTGCCAACGGCGAGTGGGGCGACATGATCGAGATGGGCGTCCTCGACCCCGTCAAGGTCAGCCGCGTCACCCTGCAGAACGCTGCTTCTGTCGCCAGCCTGATCCTCATCACCGAGGCTACTGTCTCCGATGTGCCCAAGAACACTCAGCTTGAGGACGCTATCGCTGCTGCTACTGCTGGTCAGCAGGGCGGCGGTATGTACTAA
- the groES gene encoding co-chaperone GroES: MSSLKPLADRVLVKPDEAEQKTASGLYIASNAQEKPQRGTIVAVGAGKVNDKGERIPMDVKVGDVVIYGKFGGNEVKVDGEKYLLMRADDIYAVVEA; encoded by the coding sequence ATGTCGTCTTTGAAGCCGCTTGCAGATCGTGTTCTGGTCAAGCCCGACGAGGCCGAGCAGAAGACCGCTTCTGGTCTGTATATCGCCAGCAACGCCCAGGAGAAGCCGCAGCGCGGCACCATCGTTGCCGTTGGCGCCGGCAAGGTCAACGACAAGGGTGAGCGCATCCCCATGGACGTCAAGGTCGGTGACGTTGTCATCTACGGTAAGTTCGGTGGCAACGAGGTCAAGGTCGACGGCGAGAAGTATCTGCTGATGCGCGCCGACGACATCTACGCCGTCGTCGAGGCCTAG